In the Leptospira wolffii serovar Khorat str. Khorat-H2 genome, GCATCCGGAGAAAAGGCGGGTTTTTCTTCCAATGGGAGAATATTCCCCGAGCGGGACCGAAGTCAATGTCTCTTTAGGGTGATAAAAGAAGGTTTCCGGTGTCGTTCCCTATATTCTTCTTATCCATCTTGCGTCGAAGGAGAGACATCCAAAAGTTCGTTTTGCCAACGAACAGGACAAGAATTCCTGGAAGCGAAGCTTTTTCATTTGAAACCAAAGGAATAGATTTCGCATGTGGGAGGTATGACAGATAAATTCGACGTTCTATCCATTCCTTTTAACGTGCATCTCCAGATTTCCAGGCCTAAGCAGGGAGAAGACGCTCTCTTGGTCTTGGAAGATCGTCCGATCTATAAGAACCATCTAGGTTCGGGGCACGCCGGAGCGTTATTTGCATTGGCTGAAGGAAGCGGAGGAGAATTCTTGCTAAGCAAAATTTCCTCCTTGCCTTTCGAAATTCTTCCGGTAGTGCGCAAATCGGAAGTGAAATACAAGAAGCCGGCTCAGGGTAGAGTGATCTCCAGAGGTGTGATCGACGAAGAAGAATGGAAATTATTCCTCGCTCAATTGGAAAAAAAAGGAAGAGCAGGGCTTACCGTGGGAGTGGAACTTTTCGATGAAACGGAAGCGAATGTAGCAAGTTTTAGTTTCGATTGGTTCATCGCGAAGAAGTAACCGAATTTATTCCAAGAATGGCAGAGTTTTATACCCGTATTCTTATATCGAATATCTTCCACTTATATTCCCATTATATAAGTGGAATCGCTCTTTAGAACTCCGTTCGAAATAAATTCAAAACTTATAATGTTTTTCTCGAACGGGATCGGAGTTTGGAACACATTTCGGAATTGTGTTTGACCTTCCTAAAATTTCGGATAACCCATTCGGGGTAGTCGAGGGGGACGAGATGGATAGTTTCCGATTCAAAGTTTTATTTTCGCTGACGACGATATGTTTTGCCGTTGCGAGTTGTAATGATCAAGCCGGTTCGAATGCAGAGGCCTTGGCGCTTGTGAACGGAGCAACCGCGAATTCGGAGACGGCACCTCTTGTCAGTAGCCAGGCATTGCCCACTTCTACGCCTCCAGACGTATTCTTGGTCGGCGCGGGAAAGGCGGATATAACCGGACCGTTTGTGCAGTCGAGCACCGGATACAATAGTCCGGGAGACGAGATGTCCGGTCTGGCCATGAGGCTATTCTCCCGAGCGTTTGTGATCGAAAGACCCGGAGGTTCCAGGGTCGCTATCGTAACCAACGATATGATCCATATGTATCAGGGCGTAAAAATGGGAGTCATCAGGAAGTTGCAGGCCGACGGATACGGATCCGCTTTCAATAACGACAACGTGGTGATTTTCGCCACTCATACACATTCCGCTCCTTCGAACATATCCTGGTATACCCTCTTCAACCTTTTTAACGGCGTGGTTGGATTCGATAAGGTGCATTATAATATCGTGGTGAATGGAACGGCCGAAGCGATTAAGTCCGCCTATAACGCAAGAAAGCAGGCCAGAATCAAATTCGCTTCCGGAAATCTTGTGGGCTTGGCTCATAACCGTTCCTCTGCAGCTTACGAATGGAACCTGGACAAAGCGAATTATTCCAAGAATATTGAGGAGACCATGTCCCTTCTGCGCTTCGAAGGAACGGACGGATCCCCGATCGGGCTCGTAAACTGGTTCGCCGTTCACGGTACTTCCTTGGGAATCACGAATCGTAGAGCTCATGGAGACAACAAGGGATACGCAGCGTATCTGGTGGAAAACGCAATCGGCGGAAATTTCGTGGCGGCCTTCCCTCAGGGACCGATGGGAGATTCCAGTCCCAATCAACCGGATCCCAGCGATATTACCAAAGCCTTTCTAAGACCGAACGATCTGGATCCGTCCTTGGATCCGCTGGAAAATCCGATCGTACACGGGACTTTACAAGGAGGTCGAGCATTAGAATTATATAATTCTGCAAGTTCGATTCTGACGGGAGACGTGGGATATAGACACAGTCATGTGACTTGGAATAACAAGGTGGCGGTCAATCCGAATTATATAGGATCCTTTACCATGCCCTGGGATACGGTCTCCGGAGCGACGACTTGCGTAGCCACCATCGGAGGCGGGTTCCTTGCGGGGGACGAAGAAGGCGCTCCCGTGGATTTCGCTAAGGAAGGAGATATCAGAAACGATTATGTCTTCGAAAATGGGGCCTGGGTCAAAAAGAATTATAGCTTAACGAATCTGAGCGGGGCGGCCCAAATCCTGGGATATCTTTGGCCTCTGGCACAATTGGCTCTGGGCTCGACGAAATACGAAGCTTGTGATAAGGAAAAATTCACGCTTCTTCCCGTCGGAGAGGTGGACAGTTTCTGGTTTCCGAATCCTCAGGTTCCTTTCGTTCCAGTGGTGCTTCCTTTGCAAGTGATTACGATCGGAAACACGGCGATCTTCGCTTCTCCTTTCGAGGTAACGACTAATGCCGGAAGAAGGGTGAAAGCGAGGGTTAGTGCGACTCTCGCAAGCGCAGGCTATACCAATATAGTCATGGCGGCAATGGCGAACGCTTATGCCCAGTACCTTGCGACCAGGGAAGAATACTCCGCTCAGAATTTCGAGGGGGGATTTACAGTATACGGACCTTGGGCGAGTGCGGCACTCCAACAGGAATTCGATCGGATCGCTCAGGATATCGTAGCGGGAAGAGCTACTACTCCCGGTCCGAATCCTCCCGATTTATCCAACCAACAGTTCATCCAGACCTGGTTGTCACAGAATGGGATCGTGAACGACGGAGGAGATTTCGGGAAGGTGCTGACCGATGTCAACACTTCCTACAGCAAAACTAAGGATACTGTGGTTACCAAATTCCAAGGAGCTCATCCGCGAGTGGTACAGGATAAGAAGTTGGACGGATCCCTGTCCTCCTACTACGATCCGAATTCTTATACCTATCTCGAAGTACAGAAGAAAAACGGAAGTTCATGGACTACGATCGCCACGGATAATAATCCTTATACGGCCTACGATTGGGCGAGAACGGGAGGAGATCTTTCCGCCACATCGGAAGTTACGATTACCTGGCTTGTGAGAAATCAACAACCGGGAACGTATAGGGTCGTATACAACGGCTTGGCGAAGCAGTTCTGGGGGTTCTTCTGGACTTACAAAAAATTCACGGGAACTTCCCGGGAGTTTGTCCTACAATAAGATTGAAAAAGATCGATCCGTCCGATTTTGGAAGTCGGACGGACTCTTATCTTAAAAGAGGGCTTAAAACGGGTGGACCGAATGCCCTCTTTCCCGTATGATTTCCCTATCATGGTCCCTAAATCGATTTTATTATTTTTGCTTTTCTTTTCCTTCGCTTCCGTCTTCGGTGAGGCCAAGAGTATTTACGATTTCACCGTAAAAGACATCAAGGGAAAGGATGTGGTTCTTTCCAAGTATAAGGGTAAAACTCTTTTGGTGGTTAATGTGGCTTCCAAATGCGGATACACTTATCAGTACGAGAATTTGGAAAAAGTATACGGTAAGTATAAGGCCAAGGGCTTCGTAGTGATCGGATTCCCAGCGAATAATTTTTTATCCCAGGAGCCGGGCTCTAACGAGGAGATAGAGCAATTCTGTCGGTTAAAGAAGGGCGCTACTTTCGATATGATGTCCAAAATCTCCGTAAAAGGAGACGACCAGCATCCTTTGTATACATATCTTACCTCGACTTCTCCTGATCCGGGAGAAGTGAAATGGAATTTCGAAAAGTTCCTGATCTCTCCTTCCGGGAAGATACTCGCTCGTTATCGTTCCTCCGTGGAGCCGGATAGCCAAGAGGTCATGGACGCGATCGAGAAGAATCTGAAGTAAATCCTTATCCTACGCTTTCGATCCGAATCGGTTCCCCGAGTGCCTCGCGATGCGCAGGTATATCGGGGACTAAACGTATTCTTTCAAAAAAGCTAATGTAAGGCTCCAGGCTTGCCTGGCAGAAGGAGCGTCGTATGCGGCTCGTGCATCGCAGAAGAATCCGTGTTGCGCGTTCGAGAAGAGAATTTCCGTAAAATTCTTCTCCGAAGACTTTAATAAATCCGCAACCGATCGCCGATGCTCCGCTTTTACGCTCCTGTCTTTTCCTCCCCAAACGAGAAGAAGCGGGGATTTTTGGAGAGGAGAATATTTTTCCGCAGTAGGAGCTATCGCGCTTCCGTAAAAAGAGACAGCGGCTCTGACGGGGATCACCGCATTTGCCACGAAGGAAGCCCATCCCCCCAAACAATATCCGATGCTCCCAATTCTTTCGGAAATCACGTTCGGGTTGGAGGAGAGCCATTCGTACGAAACTTTTAGATCCGATTCCAAATTTTCCGGAGTCAGCACGCTGAAATGAGGACGCAAAGAAGTAAAATCCTCGTAGGGACCGGAAAAACCGGGAGGAGCCGTTCTGTAATACAATTCGGGAGCCGCTACGGAGTATCCTTCTTTCGCAAATCGTGAAGCAACATCCTTGATATGATCGTTCACTCCGAAGGCTTCTTGTAGGAGGAGTAGACCCGGGCCGGGAGAATTTTCCGGATAGGCCGCGTATATCGGCATGGTCCCGTGAGGAGTTTGGATCTGGACGGTCTCGGTTCGAATCGACATACAAATTTCCTAATGCGGTCTAAAGGCTTTCGCCTAAGAAATACAATTTGATTTCCCGATTTGTCGAGTCCTTTCCAAGAATAGGAAGGGATTAATTCTTTTCTTTTTTCGGGTAGGATCCATGCTCGTAACATGTACTTTCGTAAGATTCTTCTCGTGCTTGTTCTTCCCTCCTTGGTTTTTGCGGAAGAAGCTCCTATATCGTCTCCTGAAATCTACGATACTAAGACCAAGACTCGTACTTCCTGGGCTTCGATCGAAGAAAGAGTCAAGGATGCGGACGTAATCGTGTTCGGAGAGGAGCATAACGACTCTAAAGGTCATGCATGGAAATTGGAAGCCTTAAAAAGACTCTCTGCGAAGTATCCGATTTCACTTTCTCTCGAAATGTTGGAACGGGACCAACAAAGATCCGTGGACGAGTTCGCTCGGGACGAGATCACGGAGAAAGGGTTTCTGAATTCTGGGAAATTCTGGCCGAACTACCAAACGGATTATCATCCTTTGGTAATGTTCGCCAAAGAAAACCGGATCCCGATTCTAGCGGCAAACGCTCCGAAAAAATACGTGAATCTGGTATCCTCCAAGGGGATAGGTGCTTTGTATAAGATTCGTTCTCCATATTTGCCTCCTCGCTATCTTTACAAGATGCATAGACAGAAGGAATACGAGGAATTGGTATTATCCGCGATGAGCGGTCATTCGGTCGGGATGAATTTCGATCCGGAAAAGTTTTTGGATTCCCAGTATGTATGGGACGCAAGCATGTCGGATGCGATCGCAAACGCTTTCTATGCGAACGGGAGAAAGGTCTTCCAGGTAAACGGGAGATTTCATACGGATTCCGGGCTTGGTTTGACGCATAGACTCCGCCAATACGGATTGAAGGTTTTAGTTCTAAGTATTTTTCCCGGTTTCGAGGGGGAGAATCTAACCGATAAGGATTGGGCTCTCGGAGATTTCGTGATTCTTAGCGAAAGAAAACCTCTTCCGTAACACTTTCTTGCTTGTAGGAGGAGACATTTCCTCCGAAATTTACTAGGGATGTTGGAAACTAAGGTACGCAATCTTACTGATCCTAGGTTCGAATGCCTTTCTTGCGGAACAGTCTCCCGTCTGCCTGAAGGAGTTCCTACAGGTACCGTATTCAAACTCACCTGCTACCGATGCGGAAACAAGGCCTTAGTCCAACTACAGCCGAAGGCTCCCGAACCAGTAACGGATCGACCTTTTCCTAAGGCGGATCCTCCCATTTTTTCCCGCAATCCTGAGTTCCAAAATTCGGAAAACAAGAAGCCTTCTAAAGAGAAAGAGGAAAGCTTCGGGGAGAAAATCAGCGGCTTAATTTCTTCCTGGAAAAAGAAGCTTTCTCCCGAGTCCGGCGAGGAGAGGCCTTGGTTTCAAAGAGTGAAAACGGGGGTCGAGTACGGCTCCCCGACGGAATTCCATCGTCCGATCAAGACCCTTGCGGAAAGGCTCGTGGAAAGAGGAAAGAAATTCAGTTTTCCTCGATTTCGACTTAACTTTTGGCTAATAGTTTTACCGGTTCCTTTCGCTCTCGCTTTTCTGATTTTCTTCTGGATGGGGGTCATACAGAGAGAAGGAGAAATCCAGGGTTTATTAAATATTTTTTATATTCATCAGCCTACCGTAATTTACGATAGGGACGGCAAGAAAGTTTCTGAGATATTCGGTAAGAAGACAAGTAATCTGGAATGGGACGCCTATCCGGAAAATCTGAAGAAGATGGTCCTTCTCGTGGAGGATAGGAGCTTTTTCTCCCACGGCGGGATCCATTATTCCTCCGTATTGCGTGCCTTCTTCGTAAACGTCACTAGTTTTAGATTCAAGCAAGGCGCGTCCACCATTACCCAGCAGTTGGCAAGGATCCTATTGAACGATCGGGAAAAAAGCCTCGGTCGTAAACTCAAGGAAGCTCAACTTGCTTACGCCTTGGAGTCTTCTTTGAACAAAGAGCAGATTCTATTACATTATATGAATAATGTTTATTTAGGACACGGAGCTTTCGGGTTTGCAAGCGCATCCGATTTCTATTTTGGAAAGAAACCGAAGGATCTGAATGTTTCCGAAATGATCGTTCTCGCCTCCCTTGCTTCCGCTCCGAATCGTTTTTCTCCCTTAAAAAACCCGGATCTTTCTCTGGGAAGAGTGGAAGCTATCCTAAAATCTTTGGAGAATGACGGCGCCCTTAAGGAAGACTTAAGGCCTTCCATGAGGGAATTATACCAGGCGTTCAATACTCGTTCTCCCGGAGAGACTGTTTACGGAAACCGTAAGGACGATTCTCCTTATGTGACCGAACATGTACGAAAGTTCCTGCAGACGCTGTATCCTGATACGAATATCTACGAGAGCGGAGGATTTTCCGTTTACACTACGATTTCCCAGCCGGTGCAGGCGGAGTTGCAGAAGATCGTCAAAGCGCATGTGGAAAGGATCACCAAATCCGGACAAGTTAGACGAAATAGGCTCACCGACCCGGGGAAGGATTCCGAAGCCAATCCCTTCCGGAATTTGGTCGCGGATATTTCTCCCGCATTGGAATTATTCATAGATACGGATAGATTCGCTTCTACAAACGGAGACAGCGGATTGCAGGCGGCCGTGGTAGCCGTGGATCCTCAGACCGGAGACATCTTGCTGATGCACGGAGGGACGGAATTCAAATCGGATAACCAATTCTCCCGAGCCACCGGGATGTATAGACAGACCGGATCCACGATCAAGCCCATTCTTTACGCTGAGGCCATCGATTCCGGGATGGCGAATCCGGCGACACGTATTTTGGATGCTCCTTTGATCTATAGAAATTCCGTGTCCAATTGGATGCCGGAGAATATAGGAAATCAATATGACGGGGATATTTCTCTTCGGGTAGCTTTGGCAAAATCCAAAAATACAGCCGCGGTTCAGATCGCCGAAAAACTCGGATTAGGCGAGATCTCGGAAACTTTCGAACGCTTTTTCTTTCCGGAGGAGAAGGTTCTAAAAAATCGTTTTCGTAGGGATTTGTCTTTGGCCTTGGGTTCCTTGGAACTTTCTCCTTTGGAGATGGCCTCCGCCTATTCCGCTTTTGCGAACGATGGAAATATCGTGAGGCCGCATCTGATCGAGAAGGTGGTCGATAGATCGGGTAACGTGGTTTTCCAAAGAAAGGACCAGGACGAATTTAACTTGAAATGGCCTCAGATTCGGAAAGCGATCTCCCCTCCGACTGCGGAGATCATGGTGGACTTATTGCACGGAAGTGCGAACCATGCCGGAGTTAGAAATACCGGCTATAAAGGAGAAGTGGCGGGTAAAACCGGGACTACCAACGAATATAGGGACGCTTGGTTCGTGGGAGTGAGACCCGGAATCTCCATGGCGGTGTGGTTGGGATACGACTCTCCGAGTTTCGGAATGGGGCAATCTGCGTTAGGCGGAACTATCGCTGCTCCTTTATGGGGAACGATCGCGAAATTATTCGATTCCGCGGAATCGGGAGATAAGGAAGAGAGAAGAAAATACCAATTCTCCCAAAGGGCCGTTACTGTGGCGATTTGTCCGGAATCCGGAAAGTTGCCCGGTCCGGATTGCCCGAAGAAGACGAACGAAATATTTCATCCTTCTTATGTTCCTTCCGAGATTTGTCCTTTGACCCATAAGTCGGATGCAAAACAGGAGATCATTAAGAATGTCTTTTAACAAAAAGGCATGGAGGTCGTTCCTAATTCTTCTTCTGATCGCGCTGCCCAAGACCTTTTATGCGGTTTCCTACGAGGACGCATATGCTTTGGAAAAAGAGGCGCCCATATTTGCGATTCCTTTGTACGAAGATGTGGTTCGAACCGCGGGCGCTAACGATGTGAGAAAGACCGCTTCCACTCGTCTTTACTTTCTATACGAAAAATTTAATAAATATATGCCGGCGTTCCAGTTCCAGAGCAGGGCCGGAACTTTGAAGAATAAAAAAGGAGAATGGTCCTCCCTGGTTCAGACTTTGACCCAAGGACTGGGAGTCAGTCCTTTCGCGTTGATCGGAGTCGTGAATTCCTGTTCCAAAGAAACTCTCGCTTGGATCCCACCGGAGCCTACGGTTCATCCCGAGACCGGAGAATTGATCCAGCCCGTTCCACCGGAGCCTTATAAGAGTCTTTCTAAAAAAGAGAACCAGGCTTTAATTCGACTCTGCTATTCTTTGAAAATGAAGAACAGAGATTACGAGGGATGGGATAATATTTTTGTATTTTTATTTGATAAGGAAATTCTATCCAGAGATTCGGCTCTTCCTTTATGGGTCGGTTCCGCTTTGCAATCCGGCAAAGGAACTCCTTATAGAAGAATTTTTCTTTCGGGTCGTTTTAAGGATTTAAGTAACGAATCCAAATCGGATATCTTATTCTTATATGCAAAATTCTTAAGGCAGCAAGGAAAGTTAGAGGCAAGTACGAGATACTTTCTTATGAGCGGGAATTATTCCTCTCCTAAACGGGGAAAATGGGAGAGCGCGAAGAACCTTCTTCTTATGGACAGAAAGAAGGAAGCCTGCCTTTCTTACGGAGACTCTTTCTATTCCGGAGACGAGTCCGAGATTCTTTTCAAGAAAATCTGCCAGGAAAGCGATTGGGACTGGATCCAAACTTATTTACCTGCGATAAAAATTCTTCTGAAGGAAAATCCGGATCCCGTATTCGCCTACGCCCAAGAAGGGGGAGGCAAGGTAGGTTACGAAGTATTCTTGAAGCAGATCGGATCCAAGGCAAACGAGAAGGACGAAGACTCCGACGACGATTCGGAATCCGCAGAGATGCTTGCCAAACTTTTGCCGAACGAATTTAGGAACAAACTTCCTTTCTGGGATGCGAGAGATAGGGAAGCGGATCTGATCGTTCCCGATCGTGCTAAATATTTATGCAAAGTGTTTCGTAGACCTTTTTTCGGGCCTCCTTCCATCCAGCCTCAATTTTGTAAGGAAATTTCTCCGGGCAGTCTCGAAACATTATTATCCGTGGCTGGAGACGAGGATGAGGAAGGAAATTTCGTTTTTGCGGATCCGGCTTACCTTCCCCTTTCGGTGAAATTCTTTTGGAAAGAAGTTCCTACTTCAGAATCGACTCCTGCGATTAAAACCGTCGGACCTTTCGGTATCCTTGGGCCTTGGAATTTGGATTTTATCGTATATCGTAAAGTTCTAAATCGTGCATACGTGGAAATTAGGACAGGTAAGGACCAATATTACGTAATGTCGGTGAAGCCCTCTTTCGTGATCTGGAGTCGCAATTAGGGAGAAATTCGTGGGAAAACGATCGGTTTACGTTCTATTCTTCTCGGTACTACTATTCGGAGGATGTCGTTCTCAAGAAACCGGAGAATTGGTTTTAACCGGAGAATCAACGCTTCGGTTCCGACCGGACTTTTCTTCCAAGGGGAATGAGAAATTAGCGACCGGGGAAAAAGTCGTTATTCAAGAGAAGGGTGATTTGGTTTCGACTCGGTCCGGTAAATTTCAATGGTTCCGGGTTTTGACTAAGGATGGAAGCGAAGGTTGGATATTCGGC is a window encoding:
- a CDS encoding YiiD C-terminal domain-containing protein codes for the protein MTDKFDVLSIPFNVHLQISRPKQGEDALLVLEDRPIYKNHLGSGHAGALFALAEGSGGEFLLSKISSLPFEILPVVRKSEVKYKKPAQGRVISRGVIDEEEWKLFLAQLEKKGRAGLTVGVELFDETEANVASFSFDWFIAKK
- a CDS encoding transglycosylase domain-containing protein; its protein translation is MLETKVRNLTDPRFECLSCGTVSRLPEGVPTGTVFKLTCYRCGNKALVQLQPKAPEPVTDRPFPKADPPIFSRNPEFQNSENKKPSKEKEESFGEKISGLISSWKKKLSPESGEERPWFQRVKTGVEYGSPTEFHRPIKTLAERLVERGKKFSFPRFRLNFWLIVLPVPFALAFLIFFWMGVIQREGEIQGLLNIFYIHQPTVIYDRDGKKVSEIFGKKTSNLEWDAYPENLKKMVLLVEDRSFFSHGGIHYSSVLRAFFVNVTSFRFKQGASTITQQLARILLNDREKSLGRKLKEAQLAYALESSLNKEQILLHYMNNVYLGHGAFGFASASDFYFGKKPKDLNVSEMIVLASLASAPNRFSPLKNPDLSLGRVEAILKSLENDGALKEDLRPSMRELYQAFNTRSPGETVYGNRKDDSPYVTEHVRKFLQTLYPDTNIYESGGFSVYTTISQPVQAELQKIVKAHVERITKSGQVRRNRLTDPGKDSEANPFRNLVADISPALELFIDTDRFASTNGDSGLQAAVVAVDPQTGDILLMHGGTEFKSDNQFSRATGMYRQTGSTIKPILYAEAIDSGMANPATRILDAPLIYRNSVSNWMPENIGNQYDGDISLRVALAKSKNTAAVQIAEKLGLGEISETFERFFFPEEKVLKNRFRRDLSLALGSLELSPLEMASAYSAFANDGNIVRPHLIEKVVDRSGNVVFQRKDQDEFNLKWPQIRKAISPPTAEIMVDLLHGSANHAGVRNTGYKGEVAGKTGTTNEYRDAWFVGVRPGISMAVWLGYDSPSFGMGQSALGGTIAAPLWGTIAKLFDSAESGDKEERRKYQFSQRAVTVAICPESGKLPGPDCPKKTNEIFHPSYVPSEICPLTHKSDAKQEIIKNVF
- a CDS encoding ChaN family lipoprotein; its protein translation is MYFRKILLVLVLPSLVFAEEAPISSPEIYDTKTKTRTSWASIEERVKDADVIVFGEEHNDSKGHAWKLEALKRLSAKYPISLSLEMLERDQQRSVDEFARDEITEKGFLNSGKFWPNYQTDYHPLVMFAKENRIPILAANAPKKYVNLVSSKGIGALYKIRSPYLPPRYLYKMHRQKEYEELVLSAMSGHSVGMNFDPEKFLDSQYVWDASMSDAIANAFYANGRKVFQVNGRFHTDSGLGLTHRLRQYGLKVLVLSIFPGFEGENLTDKDWALGDFVILSERKPLP
- a CDS encoding glutathione peroxidase; this encodes MVPKSILLFLLFFSFASVFGEAKSIYDFTVKDIKGKDVVLSKYKGKTLLVVNVASKCGYTYQYENLEKVYGKYKAKGFVVIGFPANNFLSQEPGSNEEIEQFCRLKKGATFDMMSKISVKGDDQHPLYTYLTSTSPDPGEVKWNFEKFLISPSGKILARYRSSVEPDSQEVMDAIEKNLK
- a CDS encoding dienelactone hydrolase family protein: MSIRTETVQIQTPHGTMPIYAAYPENSPGPGLLLLQEAFGVNDHIKDVASRFAKEGYSVAAPELYYRTAPPGFSGPYEDFTSLRPHFSVLTPENLESDLKVSYEWLSSNPNVISERIGSIGYCLGGWASFVANAVIPVRAAVSFYGSAIAPTAEKYSPLQKSPLLLVWGGKDRSVKAEHRRSVADLLKSSEKNFTEILFSNAQHGFFCDARAAYDAPSARQAWSLTLAFLKEYV
- a CDS encoding neutral/alkaline non-lysosomal ceramidase N-terminal domain-containing protein — translated: MNGATANSETAPLVSSQALPTSTPPDVFLVGAGKADITGPFVQSSTGYNSPGDEMSGLAMRLFSRAFVIERPGGSRVAIVTNDMIHMYQGVKMGVIRKLQADGYGSAFNNDNVVIFATHTHSAPSNISWYTLFNLFNGVVGFDKVHYNIVVNGTAEAIKSAYNARKQARIKFASGNLVGLAHNRSSAAYEWNLDKANYSKNIEETMSLLRFEGTDGSPIGLVNWFAVHGTSLGITNRRAHGDNKGYAAYLVENAIGGNFVAAFPQGPMGDSSPNQPDPSDITKAFLRPNDLDPSLDPLENPIVHGTLQGGRALELYNSASSILTGDVGYRHSHVTWNNKVAVNPNYIGSFTMPWDTVSGATTCVATIGGGFLAGDEEGAPVDFAKEGDIRNDYVFENGAWVKKNYSLTNLSGAAQILGYLWPLAQLALGSTKYEACDKEKFTLLPVGEVDSFWFPNPQVPFVPVVLPLQVITIGNTAIFASPFEVTTNAGRRVKARVSATLASAGYTNIVMAAMANAYAQYLATREEYSAQNFEGGFTVYGPWASAALQQEFDRIAQDIVAGRATTPGPNPPDLSNQQFIQTWLSQNGIVNDGGDFGKVLTDVNTSYSKTKDTVVTKFQGAHPRVVQDKKLDGSLSSYYDPNSYTYLEVQKKNGSSWTTIATDNNPYTAYDWARTGGDLSATSEVTITWLVRNQQPGTYRVVYNGLAKQFWGFFWTYKKFTGTSREFVLQ